A window from Pararge aegeria chromosome 6, ilParAegt1.1, whole genome shotgun sequence encodes these proteins:
- the LOC120624553 gene encoding alcohol dehydrogenase 1-like isoform X1, which translates to MLLEAFKIIKENNGYIDVVVNSAGILDDTPESYEMAININATSLITSSLHAWNIMHKEKDGLGGTIINFSSVAAISKLLYVPVYSATKSAVLKFSTSLGDNIHYSKSGVRVITMCFGVTDTPIIRNTAKVFDKSLTAQSLDKFKLQSPKSAAKAVIEAYKQGASGSVWISTSDKPAFNITNVHNKSIELFNDYVYN; encoded by the exons atgttattagaggcatttaaaataataaaagaaaataatggaTATATCGATGTTGTTGTGAATAGTGCTGGCATTTTAGACGATACTCCAGAGTCATATGAGATGGCAATAAATATTAACGCG acatCTCTTATTACAAGTTCATTACATGCATGGAACATTATGCATAAAGAGAAAGATGGATTAGGTGGTACCATCATCAACTTCAGCTCAGTTGCAGCTATATCTAAACTTTTATACGTTCCAGTTTACAGTGCTACCAAAAGCGCTGTATTAAAATTCAGTACCTCCTTAGGT GATAACATACATTATTCAAAAAGTGGAGTTCGGGTGATAACAATGTGTTTTGGCGTGACTGATACGCCTATAATTAGAAACACAGCGAAAGTTTTTGATAAGAGTCTTACAGCACAAAGCCTAGATAAGTTCAAGTTACAAAG CCCTAAATCAGCAGCTAAAGCAGTCATAGAAGCGTACAAGCAAGGCGCAAGCGGCAGCGTCTGGATATCTACAAGTGACAAACCGGCCTTCAATATTACCAATGTTCATAATAAAAGCATTGAGTTATTTAATGATTATGTTTACAACTAA
- the LOC120624553 gene encoding alcohol dehydrogenase 1-like isoform X2, giving the protein MHKEKDGLGGTIINFSSVAAISKLLYVPVYSATKSAVLKFSTSLGDNIHYSKSGVRVITMCFGVTDTPIIRNTAKVFDKSLTAQSLDKFKLQSPKSAAKAVIEAYKQGASGSVWISTSDKPAFNITNVHNKSIELFNDYVYN; this is encoded by the exons ATGCATAAAGAGAAAGATGGATTAGGTGGTACCATCATCAACTTCAGCTCAGTTGCAGCTATATCTAAACTTTTATACGTTCCAGTTTACAGTGCTACCAAAAGCGCTGTATTAAAATTCAGTACCTCCTTAGGT GATAACATACATTATTCAAAAAGTGGAGTTCGGGTGATAACAATGTGTTTTGGCGTGACTGATACGCCTATAATTAGAAACACAGCGAAAGTTTTTGATAAGAGTCTTACAGCACAAAGCCTAGATAAGTTCAAGTTACAAAG CCCTAAATCAGCAGCTAAAGCAGTCATAGAAGCGTACAAGCAAGGCGCAAGCGGCAGCGTCTGGATATCTACAAGTGACAAACCGGCCTTCAATATTACCAATGTTCATAATAAAAGCATTGAGTTATTTAATGATTATGTTTACAACTAA
- the LOC120624553 gene encoding uncharacterized protein LOC120624553 isoform X3 gives MRSIRKSLLVEELVKDNALNLRHKPETKFTTLVSKYIPLSLQDNIHYSKSGVRVITMCFGVTDTPIIRNTAKVFDKSLTAQSLDKFKLQSPKSAAKAVIEAYKQGASGSVWISTSDKPAFNITNVHNKSIELFNDYVYN, from the exons ATGCGAAGTATCCGCAAGAGTCTGTTAGTCGAAGAGTTAGTTAAAGATAATGCATTAAACTTACGACATAAACCGGAGACTAAATTCACAACGCTCGTTTCAAAATATATACCTTTATCGCTTCAG GATAACATACATTATTCAAAAAGTGGAGTTCGGGTGATAACAATGTGTTTTGGCGTGACTGATACGCCTATAATTAGAAACACAGCGAAAGTTTTTGATAAGAGTCTTACAGCACAAAGCCTAGATAAGTTCAAGTTACAAAG CCCTAAATCAGCAGCTAAAGCAGTCATAGAAGCGTACAAGCAAGGCGCAAGCGGCAGCGTCTGGATATCTACAAGTGACAAACCGGCCTTCAATATTACCAATGTTCATAATAAAAGCATTGAGTTATTTAATGATTATGTTTACAACTAA
- the LOC120624551 gene encoding 15-hydroxyprostaglandin dehydrogenase [NAD(+)]-like encodes MSCDLKNKVVLITGGSIGIGEQVIEILLKENVKHVANLDVAEDTGIASQNKLNKKYGMKKVKFFKCDVTNDSQLFGAYDAVIKEHGSIDIVINNAGIMNDAKDKYKKEIEVNITALTTSTLKALELMRKDEGGKGGVIMNMSSIAALYIDPLLPIYFGTKSYVLQFSSCLGLPDYYNRTGVRVVAICFGATNTSLLSQAKLGHFDKVIEKSMVDTICKQHQSQKVESAAQGVVDALKRGESGSTWLAINDKPVRDVTDVIKKGYGVLSKLVFE; translated from the exons ATGTCGTGcgatttgaaaaataaagtGGTTTTAATCACCGGCGGATCGATTGGTATAGGAGAACAAGTGATAGAGATCTTGCTGAAAGAAAATGTGAAG cACGTAGCGAACTTAGATGTAGCGGAAGACACTGGTATCGCTTCacaaaacaaattgaacaaGAAATATGGCATGAAAAAGGTGAAATTCTTTAAATGCGATGTTACAAACGATTCGCAACTGTTTGGTGCTTACGATGCGGTTATAAAGGAACACGGGTCTATTGATATAGTCATAAACAACGCTGGTATCATGAACGATGCCAAAGATAAATACAAGAAGGAAATTGAAGTTAATATC ACTGCACTCACTACAAGCACACTAAAAGCCCTAGAATTGATGCGAAAGGACGAAGGTGGTAAAGGCGGTGTTATAATGAATATGTCTTCAATAGCCGCGCTGTACATAGACCCACTTCTGCCCATCTATTTTGGCACGAAGAGTTATGTTCTACAATTCAGCAGTTGCCTTGgc ttgccAGACTATTACAACAGAACAGGAGTTCGAGTTGTAGCAATATGTTTCGGTGCGACCAATACCTCTCTTCTCAGTCAAGCAAAACTGGGACATTTCGACAAGGTTATCGAGAAGAGCATGGTTGATACTATATGCAAGCAACATCAATCCCAAAA GGTCGAATCTGCAGCTCAGGGGGTGGTTGACGCACTCAAGAGAGGTGAAAGCGGTAGCACATGGCTAGCGATTAACGACAAACCCGTTCGTGACGTCACTGATGTTATAAAGAAAGGCTATGGAGTGCTCAGTAAACTTGTcttcgaataa